Within the Photobacterium swingsii genome, the region TTTGTAGTTAAGCCACCAATTACACGATCATTTTCTACTAGTTCCCTAACAACATGGCCAGGTAGAACACGCTCAGGACAGTGCGCAATATTAACATCAGCTTCTTCACCACAGCTCTGTGGGAATGAAAGGTCTGGCCGAGACTTTTCCAACCATTCCGCCATTTGCTCAGTTGCACCAACAGGTGAAGTTGATTCTAGAATTACTAGGTCACCTTTTTTTAGTACTGGAGCAATTGCTTTACTAGCGGCTTCAATAAACCTCAAATCTGGCTCTGGAATTTCACCTTCAGCGCACTCTTTGAAAGGCGTAGGTACTGCTATTAGAAACGCATCGGCAGCTTCTGGTGTTGTAACTGCTTTTAGATAGCCCTCAGTAACTGCTGCTTTCACAATCATATCTAAATCTGGCTCAACGATATGAATCTCACCACGATTAATAGTATCTACAGCGTGTTGATTCACATCTACGCCGATGACTTTTTTCTTACGTGATGCAAACATCGCGGCTGTGGGTAAACCAATGTAGCCTAAGCCAATAACTGAAATTGTTTCGAAAGACATAATAATTTCCTAAAGTTTTATTTTGCTAATTCGTCTAAAATTCGTTGGCATGCTAAGCCATCACCGTAAGGGTTGTGTGCGAAGCTCATTGCTTTGTAAGCTTCTTCATCGCTCAACAACACCTCTAAGCCTGTGACAATCTTGTCAACATCAGTACCCACCAGTTTTACGGTACCTGCAGTAACGGCTTCTGGTCTTTCTGTAGTATCACGCATCACCAACACTGGCTTGCCTAGTGAAGGCGCCTCTTCTTGGATACCACCCGAGTCAGTAAGAATGATGTGCGCGCGACTCATAAGGTAGATAAAAGGCAAATACTGCTGAGGTTCAATGAGGTGAATATTATCAATTCCCGCTAAGATGCGATTCACAGGTTCTCGGACATTGGGATTAAGGTGCATTGGGTACAGTATTTGAACTTCTGGATGTGCTTTTGCGGTTATCGCTAACGCTTCACAAATACGCTCAAAACCACCACCAAAACTTTCCCGACGATGACCAGTAACCAAAATGAGTTTTTTGTTCTCGTCTAACAACGTAAATTGTGCAGCTAGCGTCGTATTTAAGTCGGTATCTGTATCAATTTTATCTTTAACCATTAGCAAGGCATCAATAACCGTGTTACCTGTGACACAG harbors:
- the wecB gene encoding non-hydrolyzing UDP-N-acetylglucosamine 2-epimerase; translation: MAKKKILTVFGTRPEAIKMAPLVHALAADDRFDSKCCVTAQHREMLDQVLDLFEIAPDYDLNLMKAGQTLNEVTARILLELKAVLEEFKPDVVLVHGDTATTFATTLAAYYEQIAVGHVEAGLRTGNIYSPWPEEGNRRLTGALTRYHFAPTQNSKQNLLKENFTPDDICVTGNTVIDALLMVKDKIDTDTDLNTTLAAQFTLLDENKKLILVTGHRRESFGGGFERICEALAITAKAHPEVQILYPMHLNPNVREPVNRILAGIDNIHLIEPQQYLPFIYLMSRAHIILTDSGGIQEEAPSLGKPVLVMRDTTERPEAVTAGTVKLVGTDVDKIVTGLEVLLSDEEAYKAMSFAHNPYGDGLACQRILDELAK